In one window of Chryseobacterium sp. JV274 DNA:
- the clpP gene encoding ATP-dependent Clp endopeptidase proteolytic subunit ClpP translates to MDIKKDFRDFSVKHLGNNGLVTDQYMGMYGPTNLTPYIMEERRLNVAQMDVFSRLMMDRIIFLGTGIDDQVANIVTAQLLFLESADPSKDIQIYINSPGGSVYAGLGIYDTMQIIKPDVATICTGMAASMGAVLLVAGEKGKRSALKHSRVMIHQPSGGAQGVASDMEINLREMLKLKQELYEIIGHHSGQTYEWVEKSSDRDYWMTSEEAKGYGMVDEVLQRSTEKK, encoded by the coding sequence ATGGACATTAAAAAGGATTTCAGAGACTTCTCTGTAAAACATTTAGGAAACAACGGTTTGGTTACCGATCAGTATATGGGAATGTATGGCCCAACGAATCTTACTCCGTACATCATGGAAGAAAGAAGATTAAACGTTGCTCAGATGGACGTTTTCTCCCGTTTGATGATGGACAGAATTATCTTCCTGGGAACAGGTATTGATGATCAGGTGGCAAACATCGTTACGGCACAGCTTTTATTCTTAGAAAGTGCTGACCCATCAAAAGATATTCAGATCTATATCAACTCTCCCGGCGGAAGTGTTTATGCAGGTTTAGGTATTTATGACACCATGCAGATCATTAAGCCAGATGTAGCTACTATCTGTACAGGGATGGCTGCTTCAATGGGAGCTGTATTATTGGTTGCCGGAGAAAAAGGAAAACGTTCTGCGCTTAAGCACTCAAGAGTAATGATTCACCAGCCTTCAGGAGGTGCTCAGGGAGTTGCTTCTGATATGGAGATCAACTTGAGAGAGATGCTGAAATTGAAGCAGGAACTTTATGAAATTATCGGTCACCATTCAGGACAAACTTACGAGTGGGTAGAAAAATCTTCTGACAGAGATTACTGGATGACTTCTGAGGAAGCTAAAGGCTACGGAATGGTAGATGAGGTTCTTCAAAGATCTACAGAGAAAAAATAA
- a CDS encoding esterase-like activity of phytase family protein: MKKLLLSVVVLAVLASCKSDDDTTMINQDINYSKLPQEFPFTKLATINGVDVINGGFGSGAAAHPTRKGEFYVITDRGPNTDFQNGKKFLAPNFTPTIMHFKINADGNVEVVKYIKLKNPSGQPITGLPNPVGMGSTGEIAYDASGNVLGTDQYGLDSESIVAAADGTFWVSDEYGPHIVHYSADGVEMERISPIGVNTGTRKLPAVLAKRRANRGMEGLCITPDGRTLVGTIQSMMLVPSKALATNTTLTRIVTFDIITGQTKQFLYKQDGGASDSVCDITALSNNEFLVIERDGNFGSQGGIKKVYRINLSNASDVNGTDIAAVDGMKVNGKALEQCSWDEITNTGIKTVTKTLAVDLVAKLGYEHDKFEGIVYLGNNKLAVFNDDDFGVVDDGNGNPKAKILPKTGKVDKGTMYVVDIQ; the protein is encoded by the coding sequence ATGAAAAAATTACTATTGTCTGTTGTAGTGCTGGCAGTATTGGCTTCATGTAAAAGTGATGATGATACCACAATGATTAATCAGGATATTAATTATTCCAAACTCCCTCAGGAATTTCCGTTTACAAAACTGGCTACGATAAACGGAGTAGATGTCATTAATGGCGGATTTGGTTCCGGAGCAGCAGCTCATCCTACAAGAAAAGGAGAATTCTATGTCATTACAGACAGAGGACCAAATACTGACTTTCAGAATGGTAAAAAGTTTCTAGCTCCTAACTTTACTCCAACGATTATGCATTTTAAAATTAATGCTGACGGAAATGTAGAGGTAGTCAAATATATTAAACTTAAAAATCCATCCGGGCAACCTATTACGGGATTACCAAATCCGGTAGGGATGGGAAGTACGGGGGAAATTGCTTATGATGCTTCCGGAAATGTTTTAGGTACTGATCAGTATGGACTGGACAGTGAAAGTATTGTAGCAGCAGCAGACGGTACATTCTGGGTTTCTGATGAATATGGACCGCATATTGTGCATTACAGTGCAGACGGAGTAGAAATGGAAAGAATAAGCCCGATAGGTGTAAATACCGGAACAAGAAAATTACCTGCTGTGTTAGCAAAGAGAAGAGCCAACAGAGGAATGGAAGGACTGTGTATTACTCCAGACGGAAGAACGCTGGTAGGAACGATACAGTCGATGATGCTTGTACCCAGCAAAGCATTGGCAACCAATACCACTTTAACGAGAATTGTCACCTTTGATATTATTACAGGGCAGACCAAACAGTTTTTGTATAAACAGGATGGAGGCGCTTCAGATTCAGTATGTGATATTACTGCATTAAGTAACAATGAATTCCTGGTGATTGAAAGAGATGGGAATTTCGGATCTCAGGGAGGAATTAAAAAAGTATACAGGATTAACCTGAGCAATGCTTCCGATGTGAACGGAACTGATATTGCTGCCGTAGATGGTATGAAAGTGAATGGAAAAGCCTTAGAGCAATGCTCATGGGATGAAATTACGAATACCGGGATAAAAACTGTTACCAAAACATTAGCTGTAGATCTGGTTGCAAAACTGGGCTATGAACATGATAAGTTTGAGGGAATTGTTTATTTAGGAAATAATAAACTGGCTGTTTTCAATGATGATGATTTTGGAGTAGTGGATGATGGAAATGGTAACCCAAAAGCTAAGATTCTTCCTAAAACAGGGAAGGTAGATAAAGGAACTATGTATGTAGTCGATATTCAATAA
- the tpiA gene encoding triose-phosphate isomerase: MRRKIVAGNWKMNKNVIDAQQLMIQLLSYKNNNATHCEVWIAPPALYLMMAKDIFEKDEIGVFSQDMSEYESGAYTGEISADMLESIDATGSLIGHSERRQYHGETDSHCNRKIKLALDKGLIPVYCNGETLEQRKAGQHLEVVKNQTEVALFTLSAEEIKKVVIAYEPVWAIGTGETASPEQAQEIHAHIRSIIAAKYGQEVADEISILYGGSVKPDNAKEIFSQPDIDGGLIGGAALKLEDFSKIIEGFN, translated from the coding sequence ATGAGAAGAAAAATAGTTGCAGGAAACTGGAAAATGAACAAAAATGTAATTGATGCACAACAATTGATGATTCAGTTACTAAGCTATAAAAACAACAATGCTACCCACTGTGAGGTTTGGATCGCTCCACCAGCATTATATTTGATGATGGCAAAAGACATCTTTGAAAAGGATGAAATCGGAGTATTTTCTCAGGATATGAGCGAGTATGAAAGCGGAGCTTACACAGGAGAAATTTCTGCAGATATGCTGGAATCTATCGATGCTACCGGTTCATTGATCGGACACTCTGAAAGAAGACAGTATCACGGAGAAACAGATTCTCACTGTAACAGAAAAATCAAATTAGCACTTGACAAAGGTCTTATTCCTGTTTACTGTAACGGAGAAACTCTTGAGCAGAGAAAAGCAGGACAACATCTGGAAGTGGTAAAAAATCAGACTGAAGTCGCTCTTTTTACACTTTCTGCTGAAGAAATCAAGAAGGTAGTGATTGCTTACGAACCGGTTTGGGCTATCGGAACAGGAGAAACGGCAAGTCCGGAGCAGGCTCAGGAAATTCATGCACACATCAGAAGTATCATCGCTGCAAAATATGGACAGGAAGTTGCTGATGAAATTTCAATCCTTTATGGAGGATCTGTAAAGCCAGACAATGCAAAAGAAATTTTCTCTCAGCCGGATATCGACGGAGGTCTTATTGGAGGAGCTGCTTTGAAATTAGAGGATTTCTCTAAGATCATTGAGGGTTTTAACTAA
- a CDS encoding TerB family tellurite resistance protein encodes MQKSNKSIAGYHLLMILSSVDGEFAPEEGMLVQQYMADEFPFRMNLDNELETLALLQPEEWKDHFEFHARCFHDDSTEDERVKFVQFAKSLIKADNKVTEEEHTFYVLLKNLWGL; translated from the coding sequence ATGCAAAAATCAAATAAATCAATCGCCGGATATCACTTATTAATGATCCTTTCTTCTGTAGACGGAGAGTTTGCTCCTGAGGAAGGAATGCTGGTTCAGCAATATATGGCGGATGAATTTCCGTTCAGAATGAATCTTGACAACGAATTGGAAACACTGGCTCTTTTACAGCCCGAAGAATGGAAAGATCATTTTGAATTTCATGCAAGATGTTTCCATGATGATTCTACAGAAGATGAACGTGTAAAGTTTGTTCAGTTTGCAAAATCATTGATCAAAGCGGATAATAAAGTAACTGAAGAGGAGCATACTTTCTACGTTCTGCTGAAAAACCTTTGGGGATTATAA
- a CDS encoding BT_3928 family protein, which translates to MLKGLLRFIIAVIFILSGFVKAVDLVGFSFKMEEYFAPPVFNMPFLEKFALLFSIIVVVLELFLGFMLLLKLKLKFTLSILIALCIFFGFLTFYSAYFNVVTDCGCFGDAVKFTPWQSFLKDIVLLVGLIILFVLYRKDFRKKDEYGVSKKESSNTFKYILLTVFSLGMIYVMAQGIMHEPIIDFRDYKIGTDIKGEKGKIEKNPSEYKTFYSLKNQKTGVVIKVNQDAYIKKTEYWAEGSPWKIEEGKNESVLIKEGYKSEIVKFKIEDPTGMEVTNEIINAPKAVLVFSYHPKDISADLLQKVEAKVNTQKGALIYGVSTYPNTFKTIKNAMMDGTAIKTIARNNPFVLILENGKIIDKQPAKDYVK; encoded by the coding sequence ATGCTCAAAGGTTTATTACGCTTTATTATTGCTGTTATTTTTATCCTTTCAGGCTTTGTGAAAGCCGTGGATCTGGTAGGTTTTTCTTTCAAAATGGAAGAATATTTTGCTCCTCCTGTTTTCAACATGCCGTTTTTAGAAAAGTTTGCTCTGCTTTTTTCCATTATCGTAGTGGTACTGGAGCTTTTCTTAGGATTTATGTTACTGCTTAAATTAAAGCTTAAGTTTACCTTATCCATATTAATTGCGCTTTGTATTTTCTTTGGATTCCTTACGTTTTATTCAGCCTATTTCAATGTGGTAACAGACTGTGGATGTTTTGGAGATGCCGTCAAATTTACACCCTGGCAGAGCTTTCTTAAGGATATTGTGCTTCTGGTAGGATTGATCATATTATTTGTCTTGTACAGAAAAGATTTCCGTAAAAAAGATGAGTATGGAGTGAGCAAGAAAGAGTCTTCCAATACATTTAAATATATCCTTTTAACAGTTTTTTCACTGGGAATGATTTATGTGATGGCACAAGGGATTATGCATGAACCGATCATTGATTTCCGTGATTATAAAATAGGAACGGACATTAAAGGTGAAAAAGGAAAAATTGAAAAAAATCCTTCTGAATATAAGACTTTTTATTCTCTGAAAAACCAGAAAACAGGGGTTGTTATAAAGGTAAATCAGGATGCTTATATCAAAAAAACAGAATACTGGGCAGAAGGTTCTCCCTGGAAAATTGAGGAAGGAAAAAATGAATCTGTACTGATCAAAGAAGGTTACAAATCTGAAATTGTGAAATTTAAGATTGAAGATCCTACAGGAATGGAGGTTACGAACGAGATCATCAACGCTCCAAAAGCCGTTTTGGTATTCTCTTATCATCCAAAAGATATTTCTGCTGATCTGCTTCAGAAGGTGGAAGCTAAAGTAAATACACAAAAAGGAGCTCTTATCTATGGAGTTTCTACCTATCCCAATACTTTTAAAACCATTAAAAACGCAATGATGGACGGAACTGCCATCAAAACCATAGCAAGAAACAACCCGTTTGTACTGATTCTTGAGAATGGAAAAATTATAGACAAACAGCCTGCAAAGGACTACGTTAAATAA
- a CDS encoding DUF1599 domain-containing protein has product MLKTSVQFKKVISQCRDLFGKKLQDYGAAWRVLRPSSITDQIYIKVNRIRTLQMTDKKMVDESEEDEFIAIVNYSIIGLIQLEKGLSNDFNENKEEILGLYDQYANEAKALMERKNHDYGEAWRDMRISSITDLIYQKVLRTKQIEDNQGKTIVSEGLDANYFDMLNYAVFCLIKFSEKENQFEPKNI; this is encoded by the coding sequence ATGTTAAAAACATCAGTACAGTTCAAGAAAGTTATCAGTCAGTGTCGTGATCTTTTCGGTAAAAAATTACAGGATTACGGTGCAGCATGGAGGGTTTTAAGACCAAGCTCTATTACGGATCAGATTTATATCAAAGTGAACAGAATCCGTACGCTGCAGATGACTGATAAAAAAATGGTGGATGAGAGTGAAGAAGATGAATTTATCGCAATTGTCAATTACTCTATCATTGGACTTATTCAGCTGGAGAAGGGTCTTTCCAATGATTTCAATGAAAATAAAGAAGAAATTTTAGGTCTTTATGACCAATATGCCAATGAAGCGAAAGCTTTAATGGAGAGAAAAAATCATGATTATGGTGAGGCATGGAGAGATATGAGAATTTCTTCGATCACAGATCTTATTTATCAGAAAGTATTAAGAACTAAACAGATTGAGGATAATCAGGGAAAAACGATCGTCTCAGAAGGGCTTGACGCCAACTATTTCGATATGCTGAATTATGCTGTCTTCTGCCTGATCAAGTTCTCAGAAAAAGAAAATCAATTCGAACCCAAAAATATTTAA
- the folP gene encoding dihydropteroate synthase — protein MGILNLTPDSFSDGGKFNEEKSALKHAEKLLKDGAEILDIGPQSTRPNAEFLSAAEEINRIGNIISLIKKEFPEVLISLDTFYAATVKFGFNEGIDLINDISGGQYDVEMFDTAAETKLPYILMHVNPSYKTMHDKIKFEDITLEVNQYFAKKTKELLEKGVNDIILDPGFGFGKTGEDQMKMIHEVEYLGFGKFPLLIGISRKSFIYKPLGKSPLDINEETQKLHMKVLEQGAKIVRVHDVAEAKETLTQFLRKK, from the coding sequence ATGGGAATCCTCAATCTGACTCCGGATTCATTCTCCGATGGCGGGAAATTCAATGAGGAAAAATCAGCTTTGAAACATGCAGAAAAACTGTTGAAAGATGGCGCAGAAATACTGGATATCGGACCTCAGTCTACACGCCCCAATGCAGAATTTTTAAGTGCTGCAGAAGAAATAAACCGAATCGGAAATATCATTTCTCTGATCAAAAAAGAATTTCCGGAAGTCTTGATTTCTCTTGATACTTTTTATGCAGCAACAGTAAAATTTGGTTTCAATGAAGGAATTGATCTGATCAATGATATCTCAGGCGGTCAGTATGATGTAGAAATGTTTGATACAGCTGCTGAAACGAAACTTCCCTACATTTTGATGCATGTAAATCCTTCCTACAAAACTATGCACGATAAAATAAAGTTTGAAGATATTACACTGGAAGTGAACCAATATTTTGCTAAAAAGACAAAAGAACTTTTAGAAAAAGGAGTGAATGACATCATTCTTGATCCTGGTTTTGGTTTCGGAAAAACAGGAGAAGATCAGATGAAAATGATCCATGAAGTTGAATATCTCGGATTTGGAAAATTCCCCCTTTTAATAGGGATTTCCAGAAAGTCATTTATCTACAAACCTCTTGGGAAATCACCTTTGGATATCAATGAAGAAACGCAAAAACTTCATATGAAAGTACTAGAACAGGGAGCAAAGATTGTAAGGGTTCATGATGTGGCTGAAGCAAAGGAAACGCTTACCCAGTTTTTACGGAAAAAATAA
- the ilvE gene encoding branched-chain-amino-acid transaminase, translated as MYYNDNTTIYFDGKFMKAKDAGTDLYGQSLHYGYSVFEGIKSYSTDHGARIFKAQEHYERLIRSAELMHIPFDYSVNQLTELTYELLDRNGFTDAYIRPLVTCSPNMSLSKGQKSYLSLLAWEWNNGYLADKMKIMTSPFQRPNPKAFKVEAKVGGHYVNSILACQDAKDKGYDEALVLDENGNVAESSGANVFYEKDGVLFTPAKGSILPGITRQTVMEICNELDIPVEETFFKPEEMRGADAGFFCGTAAEIVALDSLDDVLFTRNWEETSSGRVQQAYLKLVRVLSL; from the coding sequence ATGTATTACAACGACAACACGACCATCTACTTTGACGGAAAATTTATGAAAGCGAAAGATGCCGGAACAGATCTGTATGGACAATCACTTCACTATGGTTACTCAGTTTTTGAAGGAATTAAATCTTACAGCACCGATCATGGAGCCAGGATTTTCAAAGCACAAGAACATTATGAAAGGCTAATAAGATCAGCTGAATTAATGCATATTCCCTTCGATTATTCTGTGAACCAGCTTACAGAACTTACATATGAACTTCTGGATCGTAATGGTTTTACTGATGCTTATATCCGTCCGTTGGTCACGTGTTCACCCAATATGTCCCTTTCAAAAGGACAAAAATCTTATCTGTCACTTCTTGCCTGGGAATGGAATAACGGCTATCTGGCAGATAAAATGAAAATTATGACTTCCCCTTTTCAACGTCCTAATCCTAAAGCTTTCAAGGTTGAAGCCAAAGTAGGAGGACATTATGTAAACTCAATATTGGCCTGTCAGGATGCCAAAGACAAAGGTTACGATGAAGCGCTGGTATTGGATGAAAACGGAAATGTTGCCGAAAGCTCTGGTGCCAATGTGTTCTACGAAAAAGACGGGGTTTTATTTACTCCGGCCAAAGGAAGCATCCTTCCGGGAATCACCAGACAAACCGTTATGGAGATTTGTAATGAGCTTGATATCCCTGTAGAAGAAACATTTTTTAAACCGGAAGAAATGCGTGGTGCAGATGCTGGCTTTTTCTGTGGTACAGCAGCAGAAATTGTTGCCCTGGATTCTCTTGATGATGTTCTTTTCACCAGAAACTGGGAAGAGACTTCAAGTGGAAGAGTACAGCAGGCATATTTGAAATTGGTAAGAGTTCTGTCATTGTAG
- the ilvD gene encoding dihydroxy-acid dehydratase, with amino-acid sequence MLNKYSKTFTQNSEQPAAKAMLYGIGFTEEDMHKAQVGIASMGYDGNTCNMHLNDLAQVVKKGTWNHGLAGLIFNTIGVSDGMSNGTDGMRYSLVSRDVIADSIEAICGAQYYDGLIALPGCDKNMPGTIIAMGRLNRPSIMVYGGTIAPGCYKGEQLNIVSAFEALGKKIAGEITEEDFDGVIKNSCPGAGACGGMYTANTMASAIEALGMSLPYSSSNPALSKEKQEECHEAGKYLKILLEKDIKPSDIMTRKAFENALRMIVILGGSTNAVLHFIAMAKSVGVPVTQDDFQKMSDVTPVLADLKPSGKYLMQDLYEHGGMPSVMKYLLNQGLLHGDCVTVTGKTLAENLENVPDLDFNTQKIIKPLSEPVKATGHLRILYGNLAEKGSVAKITGKEGERFVGKARVFDGEKNLIRGIQDGTVQHGDVIVIRNEGPKGAPGMPEMLKPTSALIGAGLGSSVALITDGRFSGGTHGFVVGHITPEAHEGGLIAFVNDDDLIEIDAVNNTIQLKVSEEEIKRRKEGWQKPPLKVQKGLLYKYALTVSSAAEGCVTDEITQ; translated from the coding sequence ATGTTAAATAAATATTCGAAAACATTCACGCAAAACAGTGAACAACCCGCAGCCAAAGCAATGTTGTACGGGATAGGATTTACAGAAGAAGATATGCACAAGGCTCAGGTCGGAATTGCCAGTATGGGTTATGACGGAAATACCTGCAATATGCATTTGAATGATTTGGCTCAGGTTGTAAAAAAGGGAACATGGAATCATGGGTTAGCCGGATTAATTTTTAACACAATTGGAGTTAGTGACGGGATGAGCAACGGAACAGATGGAATGCGCTATTCTCTGGTAAGCCGTGATGTAATTGCAGACAGTATAGAAGCCATCTGCGGAGCACAGTACTATGACGGACTGATTGCATTGCCGGGCTGCGACAAAAATATGCCGGGAACTATTATTGCAATGGGAAGGCTGAACAGACCATCCATCATGGTTTACGGAGGAACTATTGCGCCCGGTTGCTACAAAGGTGAACAGCTTAACATTGTTTCTGCTTTTGAGGCTTTGGGAAAAAAGATTGCAGGAGAAATAACAGAAGAAGATTTTGATGGGGTTATAAAGAATTCCTGTCCGGGAGCAGGCGCATGTGGTGGAATGTATACCGCCAATACAATGGCCTCAGCGATAGAAGCATTAGGAATGAGTCTTCCGTATTCCTCTTCTAACCCTGCTCTGAGTAAAGAAAAACAGGAAGAATGTCATGAAGCAGGAAAATATCTGAAAATATTATTGGAAAAAGATATCAAACCTTCGGATATCATGACCCGTAAAGCTTTTGAAAATGCTCTGCGTATGATTGTTATTCTTGGAGGAAGTACCAATGCGGTTTTACATTTCATAGCCATGGCAAAAAGTGTAGGAGTACCTGTTACTCAGGATGATTTCCAGAAGATGAGTGATGTAACTCCGGTATTGGCAGACCTAAAGCCAAGCGGAAAATACCTGATGCAGGATCTGTATGAACACGGAGGAATGCCATCAGTAATGAAATACCTTTTAAACCAAGGATTATTACACGGTGATTGTGTAACGGTAACCGGAAAAACATTAGCCGAAAATTTAGAAAATGTTCCGGATCTGGATTTCAATACACAGAAAATCATAAAACCATTGTCAGAACCTGTAAAAGCTACCGGACATTTGAGAATACTGTACGGAAATCTTGCTGAAAAAGGAAGTGTGGCAAAGATCACAGGGAAAGAAGGAGAACGTTTTGTAGGAAAAGCCCGCGTATTTGATGGCGAAAAGAACCTGATCAGAGGAATTCAGGATGGAACCGTACAGCATGGTGACGTTATCGTCATCCGAAATGAAGGTCCGAAAGGTGCTCCCGGAATGCCCGAAATGCTTAAACCCACGAGTGCACTGATTGGTGCAGGTCTGGGAAGCAGTGTCGCCTTGATTACAGACGGAAGATTTAGCGGAGGAACCCATGGATTTGTAGTAGGGCATATCACTCCGGAAGCTCACGAAGGAGGCCTGATCGCCTTTGTAAACGATGATGACCTGATTGAAATTGATGCTGTAAACAACACGATACAGCTCAAAGTTTCAGAAGAAGAAATAAAAAGAAGAAAGGAAGGATGGCAAAAACCACCTCTTAAAGTACAGAAAGGATTGCTTTATAAATATGCATTAACAGTATCATCAGCGGCAGAAGGCTGTGTAACGGACGAAATCACTCAATAA
- the ilvB gene encoding biosynthetic-type acetolactate synthase large subunit, with protein sequence MENLNLSTEIQLSGSRIILEAFLQEGVKTVFGYPGGAIIPIYDALYDYQENLKHVLVRHEQAAVHAAQGLARVSGEVGVVLATSGPGATNLVTGLADALLDNTPLVCITGQVFEHLLGTDAFQEIDVMNVTSPVTKWNYQVTDANELPEVLAKAFYIAKSGRPGPVLIDVTKNAQLQPVDYKGYSPCYSLRSYKPNPDPCFESIEKAALLINEAEKPFIIAGQGIMLGNAEKEFLEFAEKSGIPVAWTVLGMSAIPTDHPQAVGMVGMHGNYGPNILTNECDVLIAVGMRFDDRVTGRLDQYAKQAKIIHLDIDKAEINKNVKVDIPVLGNCKHTLPFLTKWIAKREYPEWHERFKNCHEIENNSLINTELYPEEGEITMGEVIRYLNEMTEGEAVIVTDVGQHQMATCRYSKFKNSRTNVTSGGLGTMGFCLPAAIGASYAGTGRPVIAVMGDGGAQMNIQELGTIMQYHPEVKILILNNCYLGMVRQWQELFHEERYSSVDIQSPDFVQVAKGYNIPGNKVSERKDLEWALRQMLDHNGAFLLEVMTGKEHNVFPMIPQGKSVSEIVLNNKF encoded by the coding sequence ATGGAAAACCTGAATTTATCAACAGAAATACAACTTAGCGGAAGCCGGATCATTCTTGAAGCTTTTCTTCAGGAAGGGGTGAAAACCGTTTTCGGATATCCGGGAGGGGCTATTATTCCTATTTATGATGCCCTTTACGACTATCAGGAGAACCTGAAACATGTGCTTGTACGTCACGAACAGGCTGCCGTACATGCGGCGCAGGGTCTGGCAAGAGTTTCAGGAGAAGTCGGTGTCGTATTGGCAACCAGTGGTCCCGGAGCAACCAATCTTGTAACAGGACTGGCTGATGCTCTACTGGATAATACTCCTCTGGTATGCATTACAGGGCAGGTTTTTGAACACCTTCTCGGAACCGATGCCTTTCAGGAAATAGATGTGATGAACGTTACAAGTCCGGTTACCAAATGGAATTATCAGGTGACCGATGCCAATGAGCTTCCTGAAGTATTGGCAAAAGCATTCTACATAGCAAAATCAGGTCGCCCTGGTCCTGTCCTGATTGATGTTACCAAAAATGCCCAACTGCAACCTGTTGATTATAAAGGATATTCTCCATGTTATTCATTGAGAAGTTATAAACCCAATCCTGATCCATGTTTTGAAAGTATTGAAAAAGCGGCTTTGCTGATCAATGAGGCAGAAAAACCATTCATTATCGCCGGACAGGGGATTATGTTGGGGAATGCTGAAAAAGAGTTTTTAGAGTTTGCCGAAAAATCTGGAATTCCGGTGGCATGGACGGTTTTAGGAATGAGTGCTATTCCTACCGATCATCCACAAGCCGTTGGAATGGTAGGAATGCATGGAAACTATGGACCGAATATATTAACCAATGAATGTGATGTTTTGATTGCTGTCGGAATGCGCTTCGATGACCGCGTAACAGGAAGACTGGATCAGTATGCGAAACAGGCAAAAATCATTCATCTGGATATAGATAAAGCAGAGATCAATAAAAATGTAAAAGTAGATATTCCGGTTCTTGGAAACTGTAAACATACCCTTCCATTTCTTACAAAATGGATTGCAAAAAGAGAATACCCGGAATGGCATGAAAGATTTAAAAACTGTCATGAAATTGAAAATAACAGTCTCATCAATACAGAGCTTTATCCTGAAGAAGGAGAAATTACTATGGGAGAAGTCATCCGTTATCTGAACGAGATGACTGAAGGAGAGGCGGTCATTGTAACAGACGTGGGACAGCATCAGATGGCAACATGCCGTTATTCTAAATTTAAGAATTCCCGTACCAATGTAACGAGTGGCGGATTGGGAACCATGGGGTTTTGTCTTCCTGCTGCAATAGGAGCATCTTATGCAGGGACTGGCCGTCCTGTAATTGCTGTCATGGGAGATGGAGGTGCTCAAATGAATATTCAGGAATTGGGAACCATTATGCAGTATCATCCGGAGGTCAAAATATTAATTCTTAATAACTGTTATCTGGGAATGGTAAGGCAATGGCAGGAATTGTTTCACGAAGAAAGATATTCCTCAGTGGATATTCAGAGTCCCGACTTTGTTCAGGTGGCAAAAGGATATAATATCCCGGGAAATAAAGTGTCTGAAAGAAAAGATCTGGAATGGGCACTTCGCCAGATGCTTGATCACAACGGCGCTTTTCTTCTTGAGGTCATGACGGGAAAAGAACATAATGTATTTCCAATGATTCCTCAGGGAAAAAGTGTTTCAGAAATCGTACTGAATAATAAATTTTAA